AGTGATAATTCCTACTCCACAAATCGTGCGtgagcaaacattttttctcgTACGTGAGTAAACATTATCTCACGCTCACACCTCTATTGACAACCAGTAACTCATGGCTATTACAAGATGTCAAGCCACGAAACCTTAGGTAGGCCTTAATCGATAATATGGATATGACTCTCCTGTCGCTATCAAATTCAATGGCATCAAAAAGAAAGAAGtaatttactacaaaaaaatcACCAAGAATACCGATCTGTATAGATAATAAACTATATGAGAAAATATCCTCACACAGAAATCGAATTAATAACGAAAGATTAAAAGCGACTAAAGAGAGTCCATTATTTACCGAACCGAGATTTATGTGAAAGATAATTCCAATATCTGGCTTAAGTACCTACAACCTTAGACAAAATAGAACATGATGTGAGTATCGAAGCTTAAGAGAGCCACCGTGGATGGTTAGCATGACCATCTTGCAAACAAAGTTTCCTGGGTTCAATCACAGTGATATTTCGTAGTGCTTCAAAGCTTGTCTAAGTGGGGTTGGCTATAAAAAGTTAGAAACTTATAATTGAGCTAAATttagaattgggcagcactcatcgAAAATAGAATAATTCGCCACAGTCGACTGCCTCTATACTTAGCCTAACAACCTATGGGAGAATAACTCGAGGTAGCAACACCTATGATGCTAAGGGATCATTAAGGAGTGAATTCCCAAAATATATATCATGATGGTAGAGGATAAAGATGATGGGAGAATATCCGGTAACATGTTGCTAATGAGCCATTAACAACGCTCCACGCTACATTGTGGAATAGATGTTACAAAACGGAGCAAACTATCATTAAATCCATCAAATGTACTAAAACACAACCAATTCAGTAAGCTTGGTATTGGATTTTGATAATTTCTTTCTTGTCTTGGAATAATGATTATATCATGTCGCTTATAAATCAAACTCACCTGtatgaatttttaaatgatttgttaGTGTACTCAATTGACGAAAATGTTTCGGACAATAGGTACAATTAAATGGTTTCTCTCCAGTATGGATTTTCAAATGATTTGTAAGAGTGGATGATTGACGAAATGTTTTATCACAAACATTGCATTTGTACGGTTTTTCTCCAGTGTGGATTTTCACATGGTTAGTTAGTGTACTCAGTTGTCGGAATCGCCTTTCACATACATTGCACTGAAAGGGCTTCTCAGGAGCGGGACCTCCACCAGATACAGGTGTTGTACTGCCATTGTGGCCGTTTGTCAAGACGGTAGCATCGCgggcaataaaatgttgttccGATAAAGCAGGACTATGGGCAGCGGAGGCGACCAAATGGGCCAATGGGTGTTGCTGCAATATGGCATGATGATGGGCTAATGCACTGCCAGGTGCAGCTCCTATGCCACCATTTTGATGTTCTGCAGCGGCTGCATGTGCAGCAGCAgcctaaaatgaaaaaaaaaaatgataaatttagaGGACTTGGTATAGGTGCGTAATTTTACCTGGGCAGCGGCCATTGTAAGCTTTTGTGCTTCACTTACGCCTGCCAAATGCATGAAAGGAATTGGAATTTCCGTTGGTGCCGGATGACCAGGCTGATGATGGTTTTGAGCTCCGCCACCACTTCCATTACTGGAGGTCCCATTTGTactatcattattattattgttgttgttattattatgatTAGGCGACGATGATACAATTACAATTTCACAGTTTGGCATTGCTGCTGCTGCAGCATGAGCATGTTGCAGACTTTTTATATGCATTCTAGGAATGCTACGTTATTTCTTCTCGCAGAAAAATTCtaggaatttttgcaaatttcttaaaattatttaaataattttgttgtttcCTAAAGTTCTATACAGGCTATAGGTTATTTCCTTTAGTTATTCCTTCTATAGATCTCTTCTTTGGACCAGACCTATTAACTTTAAAAGTTTATAGGATTGCCACTGCTTCAAAATTAGTAGTAGTAGTGAtggatgttgtttttttttacagatttttATCTTCTTTATTAAAGATATCGTATCACGTTTTTAGGGAAGCCTTGCCATTGATGTTCAAGAAGACCGTTGCCTCAGCGACGCGTCTGAATGTAGTAATCAAAGTCACCTGGAAAATGATACGATATGTAATGTTAGATGTTTTTTAACCCCAATTACGatgattacaaattttaaaaaggaCTATTGTTAATACCATCAAATTAAACTATAaatcaattttcaataaatgacTCTAACCTTTAAATTATAAGGTGGGTGTTCATTTTACAACGTACTTTTAATTCCACAGGCTTTTTCAAAGCACCCTATTGGAACAAAAATGGAGGAATCTGTATTTGATCATCACATATATCTGGTCCTATTACTAACTATATTCATTATAATTTATTCCTTACTTTCCTAATGGCTAGATATCAGAAAGCGAGTAAACGAACACAAGGGGAAGTGTAGTAAGTGTTCGCTCCAACAGTGAAATGAGTACTACAGCACCTCAATGCATTCGGGTCTATGGTCCGGTGCTGATGCAGGGTTTTCAAATCTGTCCAAGGACTGTAAACCCCATTTCGAGTATGTTTATTTCCTGAATAACTCAAAAATAGACACAACTCCACAGggatacaacaacaactacagcGCATGTGTGACTTTTGCCGTGACCCGGTGAAATGGACCACCTTTTCCACACCATTCGTGGCCTTCAAGCCAACGACACgtcgattaaaaaaaatcgaattaatcGATTGCCAAGGATTCTAAAGCGATGAGTCCGTCCATCATTTCCTACTTGATTTTGTTTCTGCTAGATATGGCTTCTTTTAAAGTCTTTCAAAAGGAGAAAATGAATTTCATGACTGAGTGGTTTTagccttttttattttcgacgtgttactattgaaatatggacaaaactGCGTTTTTAGCTAACCCGTACTGCTAGAGTAAGTGTTTCCGCATATAGAGCTTTGGAACAATCCAAACATTAACAATAATTTCGACCGTGTAtggtacaaaaaatattttggttttctcTGGATTTTAAAGCTATTTTTGGGGGAAAATCTTGCATTTGGGACTGAAAGAATCTTTTGATCTATTTTCGTTTTAGTCTCACTTAGGCCACTCAGCCCATTGTAATAGCAaacgtggtgaacttctctcttatcaatgaatgctacacgattctatgtttagctcaatgactagGGACATCCTTCCTATAACCGactcacattccagtgaaacaacttttgaaacactcagaaatgtcacaatcATTACTGACATTGTATAATAAAAcgctgagcacaatattgttaagAGTAGTGGGGTGAATCGTACATCTTTTCTCTCGTCATTACTCGGAGACAGTTAACGATAATTTATTGGACCTTATTGCAGTCAAAAGGTTTTTGCCCTAATCAGTTTGCCAAACATATTTCtactctattggttaagcttcTTTTGTAGATTATTGGGCCTAAGTTTTCAAGCTGATATTAAAAGAGGAATGCGTTAGCTTTGGCAAACCCAGCATAACTTGGAATGATGGATAGAAAGCACTAAATCAATAAGTTCTTCAGTaattatatacagtgaaacctctcacatttgagaggtgtccaggtTTGAGAGGttaatcttaggttaggttaggtggtagcccgatgtatcaggctcacttagactattcagtctattgcgataccacattggtgaacttctctcttaccactgagtgctgcccgattccatgttaagctcaacgacaaggggttattcttaatgtgttaatatagcaaacgtccccagacaactgtccataTTTGGgtggtgtccggttttcagagtgtcaaagtttgagaggtttctctGTAATATCATTACTATCCATGAAATACTTTCGACCCACTTATATATCATCTGACTTCTCTATTCTAtctgaaatcctaaaaaaatgtaaaagaaCACTTCAATCGAACAAAAAGTCCAAGGAAGTTCTTTCTTTGAATATCAAAGTTTGATTACATTAAGCTTGAAGAATCCTGTTTTGAcattgaaaatctcgattttgcatGTAAAGATAATTTACAGATCTCGAAACAGGGACCTCCCTTTGAGCATAGTGCGGTCGTAGTATTCGTTTTCCATATGCAAAGCACAATGGCAGTACCCACCTTAATATGCTAATGCAAAATTTGCAATGAAATGTACGTTTTGGCCATAAGTACTCTTTAAGCAACTATGAGTCGAATATGTTCAAcacgttttttgttgttgctcatTGACAGATCACGGTCGATCTCTCTTTTTTGACATTTCATAAAAACACTAACACACTTACACAACCAATGTGCTCTCACCCATATTTCTTTTTCGCTCTCACTCACTCTTTAAATCAGTCCACATGaatttatgcaaaataaaaataaatttacacaaTCCCGGAATTCTCCAGATATATTATTTtcgattttctttaattttttaaaagggTTCACTTTAACTTTGTAGACTCTCTGTGGCACATTACGGAAATTCTTATGAGAGGTTAGGGAAAATCacacttcaaaaaatttacatatCAGCTGGCGCGACCATGTGTCTAGCTAAATAGCGGAGAAATTAGATGATATTCGCGGTATATATgctttaaaattgtaaattgatTAGCGATTACAACGAACACTTGGAGTGTAggcttttttatttagaaaaaagaaTTAGAAGGCatgcatttttttaaaatatgccgCCGATTTTTATGCCAAcgtgttttgtttctttttcttaCAGACAACAGCCGCAGCAAACTATCGTTGTATAGTTGTTTGTGTAGACTGTGAAAAATAACTTTCACCTCCTCACGGCACCCCTCCTATGAATAAAACACTACACGGCCGTCTCCACCACTACCACCTCCTTGGCTATACGACTGATACCTCTCCCAACGTTCCGTCGTCGTGTTTCTCTTAGCCCCCAGCCCAAATCAACCACTTGACAAAGTTGAACACGAGCGATCGAGTTTGGCCGTGTGTTGTTTTTCGAAATGATTTTCCACTTCTTACGCGTTTACATGTGTTCGCGCTCGTTAATTTACGTATGTACgcttattttgtattttgtcaaaaaggggACAGATTACAGATTGTCAATATTACTACCAAACACCAGCCATCCAAAGAGTTGTTGGttgactctctctctctctcaatgAATGATTTCGAGGTAAATTCCACATTTTGTGATGTCTGTCCCCTCATCCATACATTAGGCTTTTTTCTGTTACAAAACGGCGAAAGTTTGTTACTTTTGGTTCAGGGTCTGGGTGACAAAAAGGAGACCCCATTTGGGAACCTGGCCTTAAGGAATGTTCTGTAAACGTGACCAATTTTCATTTAGGAACACatgaatttccacatttttggtGTCCATCAATGCGGTTCCAAAAGTGAAGTGCTACTGTTATCTATCATCGGCAGCATTGGACAGTGCCTGGAGTGAATGTTTGCTGCTGCTGCCTGCCTCTTATTTAACACACATAGGCTGCTTGTTTTGTTAGCAGTCTCTTCCGTGTTTTGTGAACCAGACCAGTATGCGCTGTCAATTGAATTTTTCCataacacaaaatatttttgaggttAGATTTTGATTTTTACATATTTCTACGCAGATTTAAGGCATAATTTTCTGGTTTACGCGAGTTTCTTTCGGACGGTCACTACAAATTCGATTACGTCTATATAAAGTTGTCACGTCACACCCGTGCAAATATTTTCACTTTTCTTTTTTGACATACCACCACACGCATTCATTTTTTCCTTCGCACGTTTCAACTTTGACCTACCTTGCCTGCGAGGCACTTCCAGTTTTCCCTGTTTTGCGAACTCACGAACCAAAATACCTTAGGAAACTCGTTGTATGTGCACTCGAGCAACAAACTTAACTTTCCTCAAAACACATTTTCGCCCGACTTCCTTCTCTCCTTGGGACAATTGTGCTTTTTCTTTCTTGTTTAGTCCTTTCTCTTTAATATTCCATTTGGTTTTCATTCAGTGTTTTTCTAATTGcccaatattgttgttgttcaataaaaaatgatGTATATATCTCAAAAGTTTTGTTAtgatttctttttgatttttttttttttttttgggttttgattAATTAATGGCAATGTCTCTTCGACATTAAAAGGCCAGGTTATATACACCGATCGATGTAGACCCAAACTACACCGGAAATAAACAAATGAACACTTTCGTTGAGCCAAAAAAGCCCCGATTAGAAGCTATCGAACCCGATATGAGTAGACTCTAATTATCAGGTGTGAGTGGTATAAATAGTGCATATGTTTCGCCATGACAAAAGTTTAGGATCAGTTATTCAAAATATAAATGATAGTCAATTAGTCAATTATTATTGTAAATGTGACGACGGCATAAATGTATCAGGCTTATAAATATCACAGGTTAGGTTTGTTGTTAGTTTAAATCGATTAGGCGTAAGccataaaatatcacagatgaaTTCCATATCAGTCTTGTTGATTCAATCAAGTAATTAAATTGAAACGTTAgtttcaataataaaattaacgAGAGATTTATATAAATCTATGTCCTTTGTAGCCAGGATGTCATAAACATCAGTAAAACGATtagttaaattgtatttcagtcTTAGAGCATCGAATTTTGTAcaatcaaaaattgtatgatgTGTTGATTCCGCATCCAAACATTCGTTGCAGACATCTGAGCTGATAgctccaatttttaaaagaaaaggtTTGTCATACGTACGGGCTGTGTGCAATCGATTGATGATTTTGGTTTCTTGGGGGTTGAACATATACTTCGAAAACCACGGCTTTATTCTAACATCTTCAAATAATTTGCTGGCTTTGATGCTTTTGCAGagagaaattttcttgaattctaAATTCCAATTATTCCATAGAGCTGTTCGGATTTTGTTTAGGCCTTCTTCAGGAGTGAGTTTAGGGTTAAGGGGTGCCCCACACTCTGCAGCAAGTTTGGCTGTTTCATCTGCTAACTCATTTATGTTCAGTCCTCTATGACCAGGAATCCAGACAATATGGCATTTATTGATGTTAGAATCTTGAAGTTTTTGATGAAATGTAGCGGCAATGTAGTTGTTGGTGTTTTCACTGGCAATAATCTTGCATGCAGCAAGGCTATCCGTGAACAGTACACACTTGTCATCTTCATGTTCAATGGCAATCTCCAGAGCCTTGACTAATGCCCATAGTTCCCCAAAAGTGGATGAGGCAGCAAAACCAATTCTGAAAAGAAATCGTTGATTTGTGGATACATTGACAATACCACAGCCAATAGAGTTAGTAGAAACAGAAGCATCAgtagcaaaaatagtaaaattaaaatttttatagccatCAATTTCGCTGAGGTAGATGGACTTTAATATATCTATGGGATAGTTATTCTTCCCATTAGGCAATAGGTTGAGTCTGACAGTAACTTTTCTAGATGTCAAGGAGTTAGAAATGTGCTCAATACTATcaaaaatttgaggaaattcaTAATATACGTAACTGTAGCTGGAGTTGACTTTTGGATTATCAGACACTAGATCATACAGCACCTTATCTCTGGATTGCACCTTAATGAGTTCTTTCGCTGTCAGGTACACTGCTCTAAACTCTGGGGGGAGTTCATGAGCCAATGCATAAACAATATGTGTGGGGGAAGATCTGGCAACACCTAGACTTCTCCTTAACATGTCAGTCTGTAATCTTTCCACTCTTTTATTAATACTCTTCGGGGCATCTGCCGCTGTGGTTCTCACATATTCTATCTTTGATCTAACAATGCTTTTATACACATTCAACGCAACATTGGGATGCAAACCCCCTCGAATAGAAGTGAGGCACTTAAGCATGTTTACACGATTCTGCGTCTCCTTTGAAATAGAATCATAATGGTCCTTTATCGACAAGGAATTCGTGACAATTCTgcctagaaatcgcagttttttcgTCTGCTCAACTCTAGTACCATCGATAAccatatcaatatttttaaaaccatttttagcaaaatacaTTGTGTTCGATTTGGATGGATTAAAGGATAAATTAAGATTTCTACAGGTGTCCATGAATTCTCTTACCTTGTCAATAAGGTTCGATCTAGCCTCAGCAAAATCACGGTGATACGACATTATGATGAAGTCATCTGCATATTGAAAAATAGTTGTATTGCCATCCTCAAGGGTATGAAGACTGGCAGTGTATAAGTTAAACAGCAGTGGCGACAGACAACTACCTTGTGGCAACCCATTGTACACAGACACCTCCGAATTACTCAACTTCAGTATTCTGTGAGAGAGAAAATTAATGATCCAGTTACAGTACGCAGTATCCAAACCTGAAAGGATGAGTTTTCTCTGTAGCATatcaatcttgacacaattataAGCATCACATATATCAAGAGACAGAATAACAACCTTGAAGTTGTTGGCCTTAAGCAAGGCAACTCTATGCAAGAGTTCATTAATACATGTACTTGTGGAAGAATTCTTTTTGTATGCAAATGATCTTCTGGGTATAATATCCACACTGTCAAAGTGTACTGAGATTCTTTCTTTCACCattaaattaatacattttAGAAACACCGATATCAATGATATTGGCCGAAAGTTTTTAGGGTCATTATGATTCTTTTTCGGTTTTGGTATAGgcacaatttttataattctcCAATCATCTCGAATGGTGTTAGTCAAAAAAGCATTGTTCATAGCTGTTAACAAAGCGCGTTTGGAAATGCCCGAGAGAGATTTAATCATATTATACGTTATTCCATCATGTCCTCCAGCCGACTGAGACCTTTTTCCAGATAGACACAAAATAAACTCTTCAAAATCAAATGGTTCAATGAAGTGATTAACCAAAGGAAAATCAATAATCACATTCTCACCAGTAACTTGATTTTTAAGGTGCTCCAAGTATACAGCATTATTTTCATCATTCCAAATAGATCTAGTAGGATTATTTCTTCCACGGATGTTATTAATAAACTTCCAGGCATTTTTAGTGTTGGGAGACTTGTTGATTTCATCTAGTTTGGCAAGATAACACTTTTTCTTGGCCTCAGCCACCATATTCTTCCAGTGCTCAGTCGCTTTTCTAGCATCTTCAAGATTGTTATACGAGGGAAAAAGCCTGGCTTTCTTAGCAGCCGCCCACTGCCTGCGAAACCCAACCTTGAGTTCCTCACTCCACCAAAACTTTGGGCTACGTCCATCTGGAACAACATATGAGGCATACTCAACTTCATCTTTCATAGACTTTTGTATACTATCCAAATCCGGCTCAAGCTCCAACTTCGAAAGCGACATCAGAAGTTTATTTTTGGATAGAAATTTCATCTTTGATTTTTTCCTTGAATCTATGACAACCGTAATGGGAAAGTGTCTGCTGCCACCAAGATAACAGTCGCTCACAGTCCATGTTCCCTCCAAACATGTACTAATGAAAGTGAGATCGAGCACCGAACCATCAGACTCGTCATTCCTTCTGAAAGTGATGTTATTGGAATTGATGCATTTTAATCTAGAGTAGCTAAAAATGGTTTCCAGTTCTTTCCCTTTTCTATTGGAGATATTATCTCCCCAAACAGTGTTACGAGCATTGAAGTCTCCCATCAGAATAACATTCTCATGTCTATCTAAAAAATTGCATAGTCTTCCTACTTCACCAGCCAGAATATACAATGGCATAGACGGAGGGAAGTAAACCGACGcaattgtaaaatttgtatgaaGATTACTGGTTTTGACAATTATTATGTCAAATTCAGTTTCAAATAcgattctggaaaattttatatatttcctcAGAGCAATGGCTACACCCCCATAGCCATCAGGTCTGAATTTCTGAACAAGATTGAAATTaatcattctatttctattatctctgttttcagaaaaaatttcagaCAGCACTAAAATGTCAAAGTTGTAGTTATTCGCATAAAATTCTAGATAATTCTTGTTTTTTGTAAACGACTGCACATTATACTGTAGTATCTTTAccataaaatgaagaattagatAAAAGACTAGAATTAGAAGATTGAGGCACCAAACCACATTTTACCAGGCGCGAATTAAAATGATTAGCAGCATCTATAGCAACAGTGTTACCAGACATCTTGAAAAAGTCCATCATGAAAGCCAGCATCTCACTGGTGACTTTCTCGAGTTCACTGACTCTCAGCTCACTTGTCATATAAACAGGCGATGAGGGCTGCGTTTCCGGAAACATCCTCGGATGAGTTTGCACACCGGTGCGATGAACATATTCTTTTCTCTGCCTCTTAGCCACAGAGCTATAAGTGTATggggttaaaatttgattaacaTCTCTGTCTCTCATATCCTCCCTCACTGGGGCAGTCTTCTTTCTATTCCTTCCATTAGATAATTCCGGAAAACTGTCATCATCAGCTAAAAGATCAAAACGATTTTGGTTGTTGTATTTCTGAAGTACCTCACGTTTTGACATCTTTTTACGCGTCATAATCTTGTTGGTTTCTATTTCTTTTATCCAGCTCGGACAAATTTCCTTGTCACTAGCAAGATGGCCTTCAGCCTTACACAGAATGCATTTTTTACCACCACATTGGCCATTGCAGACTTCACTATCAGCACCACATTTTATACATCGTTTCTTCGACCGACAACCCAGTTTAGTATGGCCCAAGCGACCACAGTTGTAACACTGTCTGATAGCAGGATAGTATGTGCTGACAACCAGAACAGACTTTTCAAACACTATCCAACTAGGGTGAT
This is a stretch of genomic DNA from Haematobia irritans isolate KBUSLIRL chromosome 4, ASM5000362v1, whole genome shotgun sequence. It encodes these proteins:
- the Aef1 gene encoding adult enhancer factor 1; its protein translation is MHIKSLQHAHAAAAAMPNCEIVIVSSSPNHNNNNNNNNNDSTNGTSSNGSGGGAQNHHQPGHPAPTEIPIPFMHLAGVSEAQKLTMAAAQAAAAHAAAAEHQNGGIGAAPGSALAHHHAILQQHPLAHLVASAAHSPALSEQHFIARDATVLTNGHNGSTTPVSGGGPAPEKPFQCNVCERRFRQLSTLTNHVKIHTGEKPYKCNVCDKTFRQSSTLTNHLKIHTGEKPFNCTYCPKHFRQLSTLTNHLKIHTGEKPFECAVCKKQFRQSSTLNNHIKIHVMDKVYVPVKIKTEEEEG